A portion of the Collinsella aerofaciens genome contains these proteins:
- a CDS encoding PfkB family carbohydrate kinase has product MKNTQLLLINDMCGYGKVALSAMLPVLSHMGYRIHNLPTALVSDTLNYPKFYIHDTTEYVRQSLAIWEELGFEFDAISTGFIVTEEETRIISDFCHRRAQKGTKVFVDPIMGDNGKLYAGVPESTIGLMRSLLECADYAVPNYTEACLLADTPIAEQITPDEGRALVDAVRALGAKSVVITSAVVDGANVVIGYDHVAGEYFTIPFDLIPVYFPGTGDTFSAVLVGRVMAGWSLQRATSDAMRVVAELIERNADQEDKSAGLPIEACLDVIDHE; this is encoded by the coding sequence ATGAAGAACACTCAGCTGCTGCTGATCAACGATATGTGCGGCTACGGCAAGGTCGCGCTTTCCGCCATGCTGCCGGTGCTGTCGCACATGGGCTACCGTATCCATAACCTGCCGACGGCGCTCGTTTCCGATACGCTCAACTACCCCAAGTTCTACATCCACGACACCACCGAGTACGTGCGTCAAAGCCTCGCTATCTGGGAGGAGCTTGGCTTTGAGTTCGACGCCATCTCGACCGGCTTTATCGTGACCGAGGAAGAGACGCGTATCATCTCGGACTTTTGCCACCGCCGCGCGCAAAAGGGCACCAAGGTGTTCGTCGATCCCATCATGGGCGACAACGGCAAGCTCTATGCCGGCGTGCCCGAGTCCACGATCGGCCTCATGCGCAGTCTGCTCGAGTGCGCCGACTATGCGGTGCCAAACTACACCGAAGCGTGTCTGCTCGCCGATACGCCCATTGCCGAGCAAATCACGCCCGATGAGGGCCGCGCTCTTGTGGATGCCGTGCGTGCCCTGGGCGCCAAGTCGGTGGTCATTACGAGCGCTGTGGTCGACGGTGCGAATGTCGTCATCGGTTACGACCATGTGGCGGGGGAGTACTTCACGATCCCCTTCGACCTGATCCCGGTCTACTTCCCAGGTACGGGCGACACGTTCTCGGCGGTGCTCGTCGGTCGCGTTATGGCCGGTTGGAGCCTGCAGCGCGCGACGAGCGATGCCATGCGCGTGGTAGCCGAGCTTATCGAGCGCAATGCCGACCAAGAGGACAAGTCGGCCGGTCTGCCCATCGAGGCCTGCCTGGACGTGATCGACCATGAGTAA
- a CDS encoding low molecular weight protein-tyrosine-phosphatase, protein MQRILFICYGNICRSTMAESVFTELVHRAGRAGEFVIDSAATSTEELGNPPHRGTVAKLREVGIPVVAHRARQARHAEYGDWDHIVYMDAENARGLRRIFGDDPDGKITRLLDWTERPGDVADPWYTGNFDATYRDVLAGCTAMLEQL, encoded by the coding sequence ATGCAACGCATTCTTTTTATCTGCTATGGAAATATCTGTCGCTCGACGATGGCTGAGTCGGTGTTTACCGAGCTGGTGCACCGCGCTGGGCGCGCGGGCGAGTTTGTCATCGATTCCGCGGCGACCTCGACCGAGGAGCTTGGCAACCCACCGCACCGTGGCACCGTCGCCAAGCTGCGCGAGGTCGGGATTCCCGTCGTTGCCCACCGCGCGCGACAGGCGCGTCACGCGGAGTATGGCGACTGGGATCACATTGTCTATATGGATGCTGAGAACGCGCGTGGCCTGCGTCGCATCTTTGGCGACGACCCCGACGGCAAGATTACGCGCTTGCTCGATTGGACCGAGCGCCCCGGCGACGTGGCCGATCCCTGGTACACCGGCAATTTCGATGCCACCTACCGAGATGTGCTCGCCGGTTGCACCGCTATGCTCGAGCAGCTGTAG
- a CDS encoding MarR family winged helix-turn-helix transcriptional regulator has product MCDEPLNLCSHEPGGDPSQPADAPEAVSSEDKLAKRILNGLGFCGHYMHFHGGGVSGKAPIICLLAKQPGGEMSQQELGMHFDLKPGSLSEILSKLELNGLIERSRNPKDRRQLTIRLTETGRENARIDQAARIRFREQAFSALTHDEREDLAEMLEKIRVTWEELDD; this is encoded by the coding sequence ATGTGCGATGAACCTCTTAACCTTTGTTCGCACGAGCCCGGCGGCGACCCGTCACAGCCGGCGGATGCACCCGAAGCGGTTAGCTCAGAAGACAAGCTTGCCAAGCGCATCCTCAATGGCCTGGGCTTTTGCGGCCATTACATGCATTTTCATGGCGGAGGCGTGTCCGGCAAGGCGCCCATCATCTGCCTGCTGGCCAAGCAACCCGGCGGCGAGATGTCGCAGCAGGAGCTCGGCATGCACTTCGACCTCAAGCCGGGGTCGCTTTCCGAGATCCTGTCCAAGCTCGAGCTCAACGGCCTCATCGAGCGCAGCCGTAACCCCAAAGATCGACGGCAACTCACCATTCGCCTGACCGAAACCGGCCGAGAAAACGCCCGCATCGATCAGGCGGCCCGCATTCGCTTTAGAGAGCAGGCCTTTAGCGCGCTCACCCACGACGAGCGCGAGGACCTCGCCGAAATGCTCGAGAAAATCCGCGTAACCTGGGAGGAACTGGATGATTAA
- a CDS encoding TIGR04076 family protein: MSNAGEGVRPAGGNKPLGAPRGKRPRIRVSCVDQLGACRCHHGHKPGDVFDFDRDRGKMCAMACHVGFPYIDILRYGGTVPGNEPGTAKFCCPEVDTLNVWLAEIVDE, encoded by the coding sequence ATGAGTAACGCTGGCGAGGGCGTCAGGCCTGCGGGCGGGAACAAGCCGCTCGGCGCGCCGCGCGGCAAGCGTCCGCGTATCCGCGTGAGCTGCGTGGACCAGCTGGGTGCGTGCCGCTGCCACCATGGTCACAAGCCGGGCGACGTCTTTGACTTCGACCGAGACCGCGGCAAGATGTGCGCCATGGCCTGCCACGTGGGCTTTCCCTATATCGATATCTTGCGCTATGGCGGAACCGTGCCTGGCAACGAGCCTGGTACGGCAAAGTTCTGCTGCCCCGAGGTCGATACGCTGAACGTCTGGCTTGCCGAGATCGTCGACGAATAG
- a CDS encoding ABC transporter ATP-binding protein, giving the protein MIKTLMGSIRDYMKVTIATPLLVLGEVICQMMIPFITADMIDAIKDGTAVTEMLPTAGLLVLIALTSLAFGAAAGITCSHASCGFAKNLRHDLFYKIQTFSFANIDEFSSSSLVTRLTTDINNVQQAFMMIIRIAVRAPLVLIFAFTMAFIMGGSVAMVYLVIIPLLGFGLFFIIFKVRPIFSRVFHKYDALNESVEENVTGMRVVKSYVRQDYEKEKFATAARDVQMDFTRAEKLLAFNNPMMNICVNGAFVVIIYLGSKLIITSQGTLFDVGQLSSTFTYGFQILMSLMQLSMIFVMVTMADESAHRITEVLAAEPTIADPAEPVLEVADGSIDFDHVSFKYSEYAKRQALDDIDLHIKSGETIGIIGGTGSAKSTLVNLIARLYDVTEGTVRVGGVDVRDYDLDALRHQVAMVLQKNVLFSGTIAENLRWGDPNATDEEVREAAHLACADEFVDGFPKGYDTWIEQGGSNVSGGQKQRLCIARALLRRPKILILDDSTSAVDTKTDAKIREGLASYLPNTTKLIIAQRISSVQDADRIIVMEGGRIKDIGNHDELLKTSEIYRETFTSQNKMSAEGEEAAETVAADTEASAPQAQTQEGGEAHE; this is encoded by the coding sequence ATGATTAAAACCCTTATGGGCAGCATCCGCGATTACATGAAGGTCACGATCGCCACACCGCTGCTGGTGCTTGGCGAGGTAATCTGCCAGATGATGATCCCGTTTATCACCGCCGACATGATCGACGCCATCAAGGACGGCACCGCCGTTACCGAGATGCTGCCCACCGCCGGCCTTCTGGTGCTCATCGCGCTGACGTCGCTCGCCTTTGGCGCCGCCGCGGGCATCACCTGCAGCCATGCGAGCTGCGGCTTCGCCAAGAACCTGCGTCACGACCTGTTCTACAAGATCCAGACGTTCAGCTTTGCCAACATCGATGAGTTCTCGAGCTCCTCGCTCGTCACCCGCCTCACCACCGACATCAACAACGTGCAGCAGGCCTTTATGATGATCATCCGTATCGCCGTGCGCGCGCCGCTGGTATTGATCTTCGCCTTTACCATGGCGTTTATCATGGGCGGCAGCGTTGCCATGGTCTACCTGGTCATCATTCCGCTGCTGGGCTTTGGACTGTTCTTTATCATCTTTAAGGTGCGCCCCATCTTCTCGCGCGTCTTCCACAAGTACGACGCGCTCAACGAATCCGTTGAGGAAAACGTCACCGGCATGCGCGTGGTCAAGAGTTACGTGCGCCAGGACTACGAGAAGGAGAAGTTCGCCACCGCCGCGCGCGACGTCCAGATGGACTTCACCCGCGCCGAGAAGCTGCTCGCCTTCAACAACCCCATGATGAACATCTGCGTCAACGGCGCGTTCGTCGTCATCATCTACCTGGGTTCCAAGCTCATCATCACGAGCCAGGGCACCCTGTTCGACGTGGGCCAGCTCTCCTCGACCTTTACCTATGGTTTCCAGATTCTCATGAGCCTGATGCAGCTGTCGATGATCTTTGTCATGGTGACCATGGCCGACGAATCGGCACACCGCATTACCGAGGTGCTGGCTGCCGAGCCCACGATCGCCGATCCCGCCGAGCCCGTGCTCGAGGTTGCCGACGGCTCCATCGACTTTGACCACGTGAGCTTTAAGTATTCCGAGTACGCGAAGCGCCAGGCGCTCGACGATATCGACCTGCATATTAAGAGCGGCGAGACCATCGGCATTATCGGTGGCACCGGCTCGGCCAAGTCGACGCTCGTAAACCTGATCGCCCGCCTGTACGATGTCACGGAGGGCACCGTGCGCGTCGGCGGCGTGGACGTGCGCGACTACGACCTGGACGCGCTGCGCCACCAGGTAGCCATGGTGCTGCAGAAAAACGTGCTGTTTAGCGGCACCATCGCCGAGAACCTGCGCTGGGGCGACCCGAACGCCACCGACGAGGAAGTCCGCGAGGCCGCACATCTGGCCTGCGCCGACGAGTTTGTCGACGGCTTCCCCAAGGGCTACGACACCTGGATTGAGCAGGGCGGCTCCAACGTTTCCGGCGGTCAGAAGCAGCGCCTTTGCATCGCGCGTGCCCTGCTGCGTCGCCCCAAGATCTTGATCCTGGACGACTCCACGAGCGCCGTCGACACCAAGACCGACGCCAAGATCCGCGAGGGCCTGGCGAGCTATCTGCCCAACACGACCAAGCTCATCATCGCCCAGCGTATTAGCTCCGTGCAGGATGCTGACCGCATCATCGTCATGGAGGGTGGCCGCATCAAGGACATCGGCAACCATGACGAGCTGCTCAAGACGAGCGAGATCTACCGCGAGACCTTTACCTCGCAAAACAAGATGAGTGCCGAGGGCGAGGAGGCGGCCGAGACCGTCGCAGCCGACACCGAGGCATCCGCACCGCAAGCTCAGACCCAGGAAGGAGGCGAGGCACATGAGTAA
- a CDS encoding MFS transporter, whose protein sequence is MTAATTSKSKSTATALSPARTKLCLALLVLLGFSLGCSEFVVIGIESDLATELGISLATAGQLISVFALVYAIATPVLALSTGRFRRYQLLVCYSIIFVLGNLVMALAPNFQVLFISRIVLGSVSGALLAVGVTYIPELLSPQQTSLAISVVYGAFSVAMVFVTSIGKFVADTLDWHVAMYGTLTFAVLICGALVAFMPRAGQTDEPATFREQAGLLREPSIITGMLIFLFGVGSVYVFYGYVTPYLEQVLGMGTVQASTTLMAYGVFCLISNILGGWIDARFGMKALLVTFVLQAAALLGLFAVGGTMPLALVFVFSLALLMYLFSVSCITHFMDVARSRHPKSMVLASSVEPMAFNVGISFGTAVGGAVVSSVGIAYVGAVGAVFSLVAWALTLVTIKLARRERRRQSAQPRIQA, encoded by the coding sequence TTGACCGCCGCAACCACGTCTAAAAGTAAATCAACCGCCACCGCGCTCTCCCCCGCGCGCACCAAGCTCTGCCTGGCGCTGCTCGTGCTGTTGGGATTCTCGCTCGGCTGCTCCGAGTTCGTGGTCATCGGTATCGAAAGTGACTTGGCGACGGAACTCGGCATATCGCTTGCCACTGCGGGCCAGCTCATCAGCGTTTTTGCACTGGTCTACGCCATCGCGACGCCGGTGCTTGCGCTCAGCACGGGGCGCTTCCGTCGTTACCAGCTGCTCGTGTGCTACAGCATTATCTTTGTGCTCGGCAATCTGGTCATGGCGTTGGCGCCCAACTTCCAGGTACTGTTTATCTCGCGCATTGTCCTGGGATCCGTCTCGGGCGCACTGCTCGCCGTGGGCGTGACGTACATCCCCGAGTTGCTGTCCCCGCAGCAAACTTCGCTTGCCATCTCGGTGGTATATGGTGCGTTTTCCGTGGCAATGGTCTTTGTCACTTCGATCGGCAAGTTCGTGGCCGACACGCTCGATTGGCACGTGGCCATGTACGGCACGCTGACCTTTGCCGTTTTGATCTGCGGAGCGCTCGTGGCGTTTATGCCGCGCGCTGGGCAAACCGACGAGCCTGCCACCTTTCGCGAGCAGGCGGGGCTTCTACGCGAGCCGAGCATCATCACCGGCATGCTCATCTTTTTGTTTGGTGTGGGCTCGGTCTACGTATTCTACGGCTACGTGACGCCTTATCTTGAGCAGGTGCTGGGCATGGGCACTGTTCAGGCGAGCACCACGCTCATGGCCTACGGCGTGTTCTGCCTGATCTCGAACATCCTGGGCGGATGGATCGATGCGCGCTTTGGCATGAAGGCGCTACTTGTGACGTTTGTGCTGCAGGCTGCGGCGCTGCTCGGGCTGTTTGCCGTGGGCGGCACCATGCCGCTCGCGCTGGTCTTTGTCTTTAGCTTGGCGTTGCTCATGTACCTGTTCTCGGTGTCGTGCATCACGCACTTTATGGACGTGGCTCGCAGCCGCCATCCCAAGTCGATGGTACTCGCAAGTTCGGTTGAGCCCATGGCGTTTAACGTCGGCATCTCGTTTGGCACTGCGGTGGGCGGCGCCGTGGTAAGCAGCGTTGGCATTGCCTACGTGGGCGCGGTTGGTGCCGTGTTCTCGCTTGTGGCCTGGGCGCTCACGCTGGTGACGATTAAGCTGGCTCGCCGGGAGCGCCGTCGTCAATCAGCACAGCCCCGGATACAGGCATAG
- a CDS encoding isopentenyl-diphosphate Delta-isomerase encodes MGMHTIKIAVGEGEFALEAQLMVTPRGMAVYACSPEYAHLGATAQAIPRPEPGRTATVSILAVPCHRDEIPAHDIAAALATRFGVPVTASTGFHVEQASKDDLQRVLDTTKELIAALEEAATRILRAGWDEGGAGVEVVAVDAATGETLGPVDRIDAHADEGILHQAFLTLLVEGRGEDACLLLCRRSPLKRLWGGVLADSCAGHPLPGEDVTAATARRINEELGITREPDQLKHLGHVVYREDHGDGRCECEWCEVFAAHVEPGELHINQEEISEVRRVAPSELGGYLQGHPEQLAPWLREALSDPSIRTALAM; translated from the coding sequence ATGGGTATGCACACGATAAAGATTGCGGTGGGCGAGGGCGAGTTTGCGCTCGAGGCCCAGCTGATGGTGACGCCGCGGGGCATGGCGGTGTACGCTTGCTCGCCGGAGTACGCGCATCTGGGCGCCACGGCGCAGGCCATTCCGCGTCCCGAGCCCGGCCGCACGGCGACGGTGAGCATCCTGGCCGTTCCGTGCCATCGAGACGAGATTCCGGCGCACGATATCGCGGCGGCGCTGGCCACGCGCTTTGGCGTGCCCGTTACGGCGAGCACAGGTTTTCATGTCGAGCAGGCGAGCAAGGACGACCTGCAGCGCGTGCTCGACACCACCAAGGAGCTCATCGCCGCGCTCGAGGAAGCCGCCACGCGCATTCTGCGTGCCGGCTGGGATGAGGGCGGCGCGGGCGTCGAGGTCGTGGCGGTCGATGCCGCGACCGGCGAGACGCTTGGCCCCGTCGACCGCATCGATGCCCATGCCGATGAGGGCATTCTGCATCAGGCATTTCTGACGCTTCTGGTCGAGGGCCGGGGCGAAGACGCGTGCCTGCTGCTCTGTCGCCGCAGTCCTCTCAAACGACTGTGGGGCGGGGTGCTGGCCGATAGCTGTGCCGGCCATCCGCTCCCCGGGGAGGACGTTACCGCCGCGACGGCGCGCCGCATCAACGAAGAGCTTGGCATCACGCGCGAGCCCGATCAGCTCAAGCACCTCGGACACGTGGTGTACCGCGAGGACCACGGCGACGGCCGCTGCGAGTGCGAATGGTGCGAGGTGTTCGCAGCCCATGTTGAGCCGGGCGAGCTGCATATCAACCAAGAGGAGATCTCGGAGGTGCGCCGCGTGGCCCCGTCCGAGCTCGGCGGCTACCTGCAGGGTCACCCCGAGCAGTTGGCCCCCTGGCTCCGCGAGGCACTCAGCGACCCATCCATCCGTACGGCCCTCGCTATGTAA
- a CDS encoding SLC13 family permease, with amino-acid sequence MEAEKKAFKITKREIGFVLGIVVFLLVKFLPLAELSSTVELTVGGQTCLALTLATVVFWACGVAQPGFVGLLYCALLVLFKVCVDDTGAASISATVASTFSSWTKATMWLVIGAYLIASAVKESGLGERIAYAFMLKFVRDAKSLIISIFALTFVLSLLIPHPFPRAFLILAVVSVIAESAGYGDDDRGKLGFLVFAAAAPGSMFFLTGDSTLNPLVAQYSAEAGGMSPSFVDWFLYMSVPMLVALLCTLFLGLFLFKPSKELVYDREQIVAKQAALGKLSVKEIRTIVWLVIAIALWLTVSGDYIGWVTLAIGVALAMPIIGEVLTPASWNAVDIKSLMFLTAAMAVGSVGGATGMNAWIADVVLPSSVPENIFLFALLVAALSMIIHMFMGSVMAVLGVCVPAFISFAAGSSVSPLAVALIVFTSINIHYILPFHNLPILIGEGKDAGGYTSKEAMRMGIPLTAVVFIVVLVEAAWFHLFGLM; translated from the coding sequence ATGGAAGCGGAAAAGAAGGCGTTTAAGATTACCAAGCGCGAAATTGGCTTTGTGCTGGGTATCGTTGTCTTTTTGCTGGTGAAGTTTCTTCCTTTGGCGGAGCTGAGCTCGACGGTCGAGCTCACGGTCGGCGGTCAGACCTGTCTGGCGTTGACACTCGCCACGGTGGTGTTCTGGGCGTGTGGCGTGGCACAGCCGGGCTTTGTGGGCCTGCTCTATTGCGCGCTGCTCGTTCTGTTTAAGGTGTGCGTGGACGACACGGGCGCCGCGAGCATCTCGGCGACGGTCGCCTCCACGTTTAGCTCGTGGACCAAAGCCACCATGTGGCTCGTCATCGGCGCTTATCTCATCGCCAGCGCGGTCAAGGAGTCGGGCCTGGGCGAGCGCATCGCCTATGCTTTTATGCTCAAGTTCGTGCGCGATGCCAAGTCGCTCATCATCTCGATCTTCGCGCTCACCTTTGTGCTGTCGCTGCTGATTCCGCATCCGTTCCCCCGCGCCTTCCTCATCCTCGCCGTCGTCTCGGTCATCGCCGAGTCCGCCGGCTACGGTGACGACGACCGCGGCAAGCTCGGCTTCCTCGTGTTTGCCGCTGCCGCCCCGGGCTCCATGTTCTTCCTGACGGGCGACTCCACGCTCAACCCGCTCGTTGCGCAGTACAGCGCCGAGGCCGGCGGCATGAGCCCGTCCTTTGTCGACTGGTTCCTGTACATGAGCGTGCCTATGCTGGTCGCGCTGCTGTGCACCCTGTTCTTGGGTCTCTTCCTCTTTAAGCCCAGCAAGGAGCTCGTCTACGATCGCGAGCAGATCGTGGCCAAGCAGGCCGCGCTCGGCAAGCTCTCCGTCAAGGAGATCCGCACCATCGTGTGGCTTGTCATCGCCATTGCGCTGTGGCTCACCGTCTCGGGCGACTATATCGGCTGGGTCACCCTGGCCATTGGCGTCGCACTCGCCATGCCCATCATCGGCGAGGTCCTCACGCCCGCCAGCTGGAACGCCGTCGACATCAAGTCCCTCATGTTCCTGACGGCTGCCATGGCCGTGGGTTCCGTGGGCGGTGCCACCGGCATGAACGCTTGGATCGCCGATGTCGTGCTTCCCAGCTCCGTGCCCGAGAACATCTTCCTGTTCGCCCTGCTCGTCGCCGCGCTCTCCATGATCATCCACATGTTCATGGGCTCGGTCATGGCCGTGCTCGGTGTGTGCGTGCCGGCGTTCATCAGCTTCGCGGCCGGCTCCAGCGTAAGCCCGCTCGCCGTGGCGCTCATCGTCTTCACGTCCATCAACATCCACTACATCCTGCCGTTCCACAACCTGCCGATCCTTATCGGCGAGGGCAAGGACGCCGGCGGCTACACCTCCAAAGAGGCCATGCGCATGGGTATTCCCCTCACCGCGGTCGTCTTTATCGTCGTGCTGGTCGAGGCCGCCTGGTTCCACCTCTTTGGCCTGATGTAA
- a CDS encoding ATP-binding protein — MRRSIESVIESWATKDASRPLLIRGARRVGKTYAAEEIGRRIAGDAFVKLDFQTDLELIAPLFDCSTDDVDTIVARISDYKRTPIRKETAFILFDEVQLCERALNSLRFFSDSGWRICATGSQLGVATRKRKLPFPSGVRQETMHPMSFEEFLWALDEEQMADAVRTHAGTLDAYAAHQAALSLFHRYQIVGGMPAAVNAYRKTLSIEDARVEQREIDETYTADMTDPENGISGVAARKVWRSIPSQLLRSSTKKFKYSEVERGGRRAKLIEPLDWLEGAGIISVNNLTEGIEPPLVPFDDEDGSFFKVYLLDTGLMFYKLGINPRLWLDLKEDSAIALSSDFRGALAENSVMQAFSSNGLRTYYWVPPSSWKTSGELDYLLQTDRMEIVPVEVKSARNVRTRTLRSFMDKARSPYAYILSENNFARSETDDGRELRHLPLYAAGFIGANCLKGSL; from the coding sequence ATGCGCAGATCAATCGAATCCGTTATCGAATCATGGGCGACAAAGGACGCCTCACGCCCCCTCCTCATCCGTGGTGCGCGACGCGTAGGCAAAACGTACGCTGCCGAGGAAATCGGCAGGCGAATCGCCGGCGATGCGTTTGTCAAACTCGACTTTCAGACCGATCTTGAGCTGATCGCCCCTCTGTTCGACTGTTCCACCGACGACGTTGACACCATCGTGGCGCGGATTTCAGACTATAAACGCACCCCCATTCGCAAGGAAACCGCCTTCATCCTGTTTGACGAGGTGCAGCTCTGCGAACGGGCGCTCAACTCGCTTCGCTTTTTCTCGGATTCGGGCTGGCGCATATGCGCGACCGGCAGCCAACTCGGTGTCGCCACGCGCAAGCGCAAGTTGCCTTTTCCCAGTGGCGTTCGTCAAGAGACCATGCATCCCATGTCGTTCGAGGAGTTTCTCTGGGCGCTCGATGAGGAGCAGATGGCCGATGCTGTTCGTACCCACGCCGGCACGCTCGATGCTTACGCCGCGCACCAAGCCGCGCTCAGCCTGTTTCATCGATACCAGATCGTGGGCGGCATGCCCGCCGCCGTCAACGCATATCGCAAGACGTTATCCATCGAAGACGCGCGCGTCGAGCAGCGCGAAATCGACGAGACCTACACCGCCGATATGACCGACCCCGAAAACGGGATCAGCGGCGTGGCGGCGCGCAAGGTCTGGCGCTCCATTCCGTCCCAGTTGCTGAGATCGTCCACAAAGAAATTCAAGTACTCCGAGGTCGAACGCGGAGGCCGTCGCGCCAAGCTTATCGAGCCGCTCGACTGGCTCGAAGGCGCCGGCATCATATCGGTCAACAACCTGACCGAAGGCATCGAACCTCCCCTCGTTCCCTTCGACGACGAAGACGGAAGTTTCTTTAAGGTCTATCTTCTCGATACGGGTCTCATGTTCTACAAACTCGGTATCAACCCGCGGCTCTGGCTCGACCTCAAAGAGGATTCCGCCATAGCACTGTCTTCCGACTTTCGAGGTGCCCTGGCTGAAAACTCGGTCATGCAGGCATTTTCGAGCAATGGTCTGCGGACGTACTATTGGGTGCCGCCGTCGTCTTGGAAGACGAGCGGAGAGCTCGATTATCTACTTCAGACCGACCGAATGGAAATTGTGCCCGTCGAGGTAAAGTCCGCACGCAACGTGCGCACAAGAACCCTCAGGTCGTTTATGGACAAAGCCCGGTCGCCATATGCCTACATTTTGTCCGAGAACAATTTTGCCCGCAGCGAAACTGATGACGGGCGCGAGCTACGCCACCTCCCCTTGTACGCAGCGGGTTTTATCGGAGCAAACTGTCTCAAGGGCAGTCTGTAA